A single Osmerus mordax isolate fOsmMor3 chromosome 9, fOsmMor3.pri, whole genome shotgun sequence DNA region contains:
- the ddo gene encoding D-aspartate oxidase isoform X2, translating to MKSVKIVVVGAGVVGFSTAVCIAEVLPFCSVTLLADQFTPDTTSDVAAGIVFASEFPEIPLERQRRWFKESFDHLLAIAQSQESSDAGVLLSSGWQIFKDVPADKNPFWSEYVLGFRTMSARELKRFPNHKFGQAFTTIKCECSTYLPWLENRFIKAGGQIIRKRVSSLEELGPSYDLIVNCCGLGSRSLVGDEEVDQGDSEGILERCSRLEPSLSRAQVLGEWVGLRPGRRNPRLARELVLLGGRQVPVVHNYGHGGWGVALSWGTALDALGLIRSWLYENPPKARL from the exons ATGAAAAGTGTGAAGATTGTTGTGGTAGGGGCAGGTGTTGTTGGGTTCTCCACCGCTGTTTGCATCGCCGAGGTACTGCCCTTCTGTTCAGTAACACTGCTGGCTGATCAGTTCACCCCAGACACCACCAGCGATGTAGCTGCTGGGATCGTATTTGCCTCAGAATTCCCAG AGATCCCTCTGGAAAGACAGCGTCGCTGGTTTAAGGAGTCCTTTGATCACCTGCTGGCAATCGCTCAGTCCCAGGAGTCCTCAGATGCCGGAGTGTTGCTGAGTTCAGG GTGGCAAATCTTCAAGGATGTCCCTGCGGATAAAAATCCTTTCTGGTCTGAATATGTGCTGGGGTTCCGAACCATGTCGGCGCGAGAACTGAAACGGTTTCCCAATCACAAGTTTGGTCAAGCCTTCACCACCATCAAATGTGAATGTTCCACCTACCTGCCATGGCTGGAGAACAG gTTTATAAAAGCTGGGGGTCAGATAATACGAAAGAGAGTGAGCAGCCTTGAGGAGCTAGGTCCAAGCTATGATCTGATCGTCAATTGCTGTGGTCTGGGCTCCAGGTCCTTGGTGGGTGATGAGGAG gtggaCCAGGGGGACAGCGAGGGCATTCTggagcgctgcagccggctggaGCCCTCTCTGAGCCGGGCACAGGTCCTGGGGGAGTGGGTGGGTCTGAGGCCTGGCCGGAGGAACCCCAGGCTGGCAAGGGAGCTTGTGCTGCTCGGGGGCCGGCAGGTGCCGGTGGTGCACAACTACGGGCACGGGGGCTGGGGGGTCGCCCTAAGCTGGGGGACTGCCCTGGACGCTCTGGGGCTGATCAGGAGCTGGCTGTACGAGAACCCACCTAAGGCCAGACTGTGA
- the sash1b gene encoding SAM and SH3 domain-containing protein 1 isoform X2, with translation MDEIRKRKVVQDVDAGKVDSVSTSLHLRFQIQESLGFNSTMSTPETERRVTMNKSSSEDGSGGQWDGKRKNKSFWTNFRKSQKGGMRQMSKGEDIGFVASDITMSDEERIQLMTMVKEKMISVEEALARLREFETQNKQSCSAEATEWMDHPCPNLNDSFNCNSCELSDTEQEESGTFRRLHKLVSSTRKVKKKLIRIEEARRVGPEECVASLDGPLHVDDGLSLYFGVQKKPAPCPVDALAAAVRDQLSPRSPARDSDSLTTSPSSSSLDTCGSHRLLRAFSKSSGSSPSLQEKGPGGGARGEGEGSSSSLSEAESCGGDEARMQRSVTDGEIRRGLSPLNYHGRTCSFGGFDLTNRSLHIVNCDCDVTNKDGDGSSREAAKSPPTSRISLGKKVKSVRETMRKRISKRYHCSLSEQSSPDRASSCPHSPHPDTHSLEKPSLKPGGSVESLRSSLSGQSSMSGQTVGTTDSSNSNRESVRSEDGEEDELPYRGPFCGRAMVHTDFTPSPYDSDSLKLKRGDVIDIISKPPMGTWMGLLNGKVGTFKFIYVDVLSEEQAKPKRTRRRRKSRQPKPTSVQELLERINLKEHLPTFLFNGYDDLDTFKLLEEEDLDELNIRDPQHRAVLLTAVELLQECDGSSDPERGETSGGSQEKLLLDRRGLLGDSPRDSGCYESNENLENGRDTKTSSSMSRSFSGFESSHLLSPELACLPLPLPRKAMPHPSPDQLLCMAPSPAGPHQIPRGQNFPRGVTLSRSCGEIGGGDPHTDLGQQRRVLSLEDLHLEQGLHDRVFLGPVALSLTHSTTLQASPSLESLHLLRSQQTHLDGALLLTQPPLCCGLSNSLGMDKRDKTSSSKPGTHPLIFPVVQAGRPKHHTANSSTSNQSLRSFPPVTNGEHPCEFKPLSDDTAEYGVAMLVPTTQPLTPQLPGSTRAEGARKWLVSGRRTSTIPMDLVSQLEERLQAQGIDLTAEPFSDKYGRSGIPEALVQRYSDELTQPLRETVWALDQVRVQQLHRQQRTAIPFGGLARMHRKLQSQAPLANVVG, from the exons ATGGATGAGATTCGAAAACGCAAGGTCGTCCAGGATGTCGACGCG GGGAAGGTTGACTCAGTCTCCACATCCCTGCATCTTCGCTTCCAGATACAG GAATCTCTGGGCTTCAACAGTACCATGTCCACCcccgagacagagagacg GGTTACCATGAACAAGTCTAGCTCTGAAGATGGATCAGGGG GACAATGGGATGGGAAGAGAAAAAATAAGTCTTTCTGGACAAATTTCCGTAAGTCACAGAAAGGTGGCATGCGACAGATGTCTAAAG GCGAGGACATTGGCTTTGTGGCCAGTGACATCACCATGAGTGATGAAGAGCGCATCCAGCTGATGACGATGGTGAAGGAGAAAATGATCTCCGTGGAGGAAGCCCTAGCGCGG CTGAGGGAGTTTGAGACCCAGAACAAGCAGTCCTGTAGTGCTGAAGCAACAGAATGGATGGATCACCCCTGTCCCAACCTGAACGACTCCTTCAACTGCAAC TCATGTGAACTGTCGGACACCGAGCAGGAGGAGTCTGGCACCTTCAGGAGGCTCCACAAGCTGGTCTCGTCCACACGCAAGGTGAAGAAGAAGCTGATACGGAtagaggaggccaggagagtTGGACCAGAGG AGTGCGTGGCGAGCTTGGATGGTCCCCTCCACGTGGATGACGGCTTGTCTCTGTACTTCGGGGTGCAGAAGAAGCCCGCTCCCTGCCCTGTGGACGCCCTGGCGGCCGCCGTCCGCGACCAGCTGAGCCCCCGCAGCCCGGCCAGAGACTCGGACAGCCTCACCACCTCGccctcctccagcagcctggACACCTGCGGCAGCCACAGGCTGCTCCGAGCCTTCAGCAAGTCTTCCGGCAGCAGCCCAAGCCTGCAGGAGAAAGGGCCCGGTGGCGGGGCCcggggggagggcgagggcaGCAGCTCCTCCCTGTCGGAGGCGGAGAGCTGCGGAGGAGACGAGGCCAGGATGCAGCGCTCGGTGACGGATGGAGAGATCCGGCGAGGCCTCAGCCCGCTCAACTACCATGGG AGAACTTGCAGCTTTGGAGGCTTCGATCTGACCAACCGATCTCTGCACATAGTCAACTGTGACTGTGATGTCACT AACAAAGATGGAGACGGCTCCTCCAGAGAGGCTGCAAAGTCTCCGCCGACGTCTCGAATTTCTCTGGGCAAGAAGGTGAAGTCCGTGAGAGAAACGATGAGAAAACGCATTTCAAAAAGAtaccactgctctctctccgaaCAG TCAAGCCCAGACAGGGCGTCCAGctgcccccactccccccacccgGACACACACTCCCTGGAGAAGCCCTCCCTGAAGCCTGGGGGCTCGGTGGAGAGTCTGAGGAGCTCTCTCAGTGGACAGAGCTCCATGA GTGGCCAGACTGTGGGGACCACCGACTCCTCCAACagcaacagagagagtgtgaggtccgaggatggggaggaggatgagctgCCGTACAGGGGGCCCTTCTGTGGGCGCGCCATGGTGCACACTGActtcacccccagcccctacGACAGCGACTCCCTCAAACTGAAG AGAGGAGACGTGATTGACATCATCAGCAAGCCGCCGATGGGGACATGGATGGGCCTGCTGAACGGCAAGGTGGGCACCTTCAAGTTCATCTACGTGGACGTGCTAAGCGAGGAGCAGGCCAAGCCCAAACGCAcgcgcaggaggaggaagagccggCAGCCAAAGCCCACCTCTGTCCAGGAGCTTCTGGAACGCATCAACCTCAAG GAACACCTTCCCACCTTCCTGTTCAACGGTTATGACGACCTGGACACCTtcaagctgctggaggaggaggacctggaCGAGCTCAACATCCGAGACCCCCAGCACCGCGCCGTGCTGCTGACCGCCGTGGAGCTGCTGCAGGAGTGTGATG GCAGCAGTGACCCGGAGCGTGGAGAGACGTCCGGGGGCTCCCAGGAAAAGCTGCTCTTGGACCGGAGAGGCCTGCTGGGGGACTCGCCCCGGGACTCAGGCTGCTACGAGAGCAACGAGAACCTTGAGAATG GGAGGGACACAAAGACCTCTTCCTCCATGAGCAGGTCCTTCTCGGGTTTTGAGTCCAGTCACCTCCTTTCCCCAGAGCtcgcctgcctccccctgcccctccccagaAAAGCCATGCCACACCCCAGCCCTGACCAGCTTCTCTGCATGGCTCCCTCCCCAGCAGGGCCCCACCAGATCCCCAGGGGGCAGAACTTCCCCCGGGGAGTGACTCTGAGTCGCAGCTGTGGGGAGATAGGTGGTGGAgatccacacacagacctggggcAGCAGAGACGCGTCCTCTCCCTGGAAGACCTCCACCTAGAACAGGGGCTCCACGACCGGGTATTCCTTGGCCCAGTAGCCCTCAGTCTGACTCACAGCACCACCCTCCAAGCAAGTCCCTCCCTCGAGTCCCTCCATCTGCTGAGGAGCCAGCAGACACATCTAGACGGGGCCCTGCTACTAACACAACCACCACTCTGCTGTGGCCTGTCTAATTCTTTGGGCATGGACAAGAGAGACAAGACTAGTTCTTCCAAACCAGGCACACACCCCTTAATATTCCCTGTAGTCCAAGCTGGCAGGCCGAAGCATCACACCGCTAACTCTTCCACATCCAACCAGAGCTTGCGATCATTCCCACCAGTGACGAACGGGGAACATCCTTGTGAGTTCAAACCCCTGTCTGATGACACAGCTGAGTACGGCGTTGCTATGTTAGTGCCCACGACCCAACCCTTGACCCCCCAGCTTCCGGGGTCGACCCGGGCGGAAGGTGCCAGAAAATGGCTGGTATCAGGGCGGAGAACATCCACCATCCCCATGGATCTGGTCtcccagctggaggagaggctacaAGCACAGGGCATAGACCTCACGGCCGAGCCCTTCTCTGATAAG TATGGTCGTTCTGGGATCCCAGAGGCTCTGGTCCAAAGGTATTCTGACGAGCTGACCCAGCCGCTGAGAGAGACGGTCTGGGCCCTGGACCAGGTCAGAGTCCAGCAGCTCCATCGGCAGCAGCGCACAGCC aTTCCGTTTGGAGGCCTGGCCAGGATGCATCGGAAGCTCCAGTCCCAAGCGCCTCTTGCCAATGTGGTTGGATAG
- the LOC136949166 gene encoding coiled-coil domain-containing protein 162-like — translation MFPWRCFLTVHGLHPVAIWDVPPIEYCMQLCLSGLNQRRRREANAALLGMSLLMEDVLNSGGEAAPLHLHDDNPRGNSVDMDSCPDHDGGGEGRAGGSLQGPIQVTSRLKGFLLLAKQLERFKESWGRRHLGVQQINTVKLYREFSRLYRAEIQYPSMRALAQQMGKEKDYKALVSENQPLLPPAGVSEIDVKTWQLLRLLESTECEMIREVQRRIAKDLNLVMSERARQDTGLPTELWKRASMKHSLSPERPQMVENFFQLLMEEVDELPEGQLKVSQAHLQRCLGALGCSVVERERSNFHLYSQFYEQILQHETQLLYQREQDVKNLENSETQTGNPFNEFLCGGMMLELSALRAQNAQLEKQYQSLEQQLSLKYKQRYDSLVRQLFSACIQMKAGLDEYHVRMDQEVRELVSRVRNEGVQSIVKLKRKYGSTRDDHALALTQSKKQEVHELSLENSQLRGLLNQLKALGRWRTVVSQGKLHTQLLQSQQREISCRREALKVQMMSEEEVLVLKGELEAMKKAIAQCQTENSHTTRMLAKQSEALQAVRHRSAKEAQGRQKLDGYRQQSVEQLRGEVLDREEQLRALNLQLDSGCREGQLHRQRSAKEIQQVKSQLQVERSLKQEAFQQVDKLQTHICDFETALSRCSATSGQSKKSSYTVALSKSSLRNVSAGHPRDRQQPSLLCRLPQGDSQGVPDSEPSHLQGGAGSPDMPLQRAKSGLSRLRVLTSEALLPDLSERDGPSRLFAPPPPLRTSRP, via the exons ATGTTTCCATGGAGATGTTTTCTGACAGTCCATGGTTTGCACCCTGTGGCAATCTGGGATGTCCCACCCATTGAGTACTGCATGCAG CTGTGTCTGAGCGGGCTGAACCAGCGTCGTAGGCGGGAGGCCAACGCCGCCCTCCTGGGCATGTCTCTCCTCATGGAGGACGTCCTAAACAGCGGCGGGGAGGCTGCGCCACTTCATCTCCACGACGACAACCCCCGGGGGAATTCCGTGGATATGGACAGCTGTCCAGAccatgatggaggaggtgaggggagagctgGCGGCAGCCTTCAGGGGCCCATCCAGGTCACGTCCAGGCTGAAGGGCTTCCTGCTGCTGGCCAAACAGCTGGAGAGGTTCAAGGAGAGCTGGGGCCGGAGACATCTGGGAGTCCAGCAGATCAATACTGTGAAACTCTACAGAGAGTTCTCAAGGCTTTACAG AGCTGAGATCCAATACCCCAGCATGAGAGCTTTAGCCCAACAAATGGGCAAAGAGAAGGACTACAAGGCCCTGGTCTCTGAGAACCAgcctctgctgccccctgctggagtcTCTGAGATTGACGTGAAAACATGGCAG TTGCTCAGACTCCTGGAGAGCACAGAGTGTGAAATGATCCGAGAGGTGCAGCGGAGGATTGCCAAGGACCTGAACCTGGTGATGTCAGAACGAGCCCGCCAAGACACAGGCCTGCCCACAG AGTTGTGGAAGAGAGCCTCCATGAAGCACAGCCTGTCCCCGGAGAGGCCTCAGATGGTGGAGAACTTCTTCCAGCTCCTtatggaggaggtggacgagCTACCTGAGGGACAG TTGAAGGTCTCCCAGGCTCACCTGCAGCGATGCCTCGGTGCTCTGGGCTGCTCTGTCGTGGAGAGAGAACGGAGCAACTTCCACCTCTACTCCCAATTCTACGAGCAAATCTTGCAACACGAGACCCAGCTACTTTACCAGAGAGAACAA GATGTGAAGAACCTAGAAAATTCTGAGACTCAGACAGGGAACCCTTTCAATGAG TTTCTGTGTGGAGGGATGATGCTGGAGCTGTCCGCCCTACGGGCCCAGAACGCCCAGCTGGAGAAGCAGTACCAGAGCCTGGAACAGCAGCTCAGCCTCAAGTACAAACAGCGCTACGACTCCCTGGTCCGCCAGCTGTTCTCCGCCTGCATACAAATGAAG GCTGGGCTCGATGAGTACCATGTGAGGATGGACCAGGAAGTGAGGGAGCTTGTGAGCAGGGTGAGGAACGAGGGTGTGCAGAGCATCGTGAAGCTGAAGAGGAAGTATGGTTCCACCAGAGATGACCATGCTTTGGCTCTGACCCAGTCCAAG AAGCAGGAGGTCCATGAGCTGAGCCTGGAGAACAGCCAGCTGAGGGGCCTGCTGAACCAGCTGAAGGCCCTAGGCCGCTGGAGGACGGTGGTCAGCCAAGGGAAACTACATACTCAGCTTCTGCAAAGCCAGCAG AGGGAGATTTCTTGCCGTAGAGAGGCCTTGAAGGTACAGATGATGTCGGAGGAGGAAGTGCTTGTTCTGAagggggagctggaggccaTGAAAAAGGCCATAGCACAGTGTCAGACGGAGAACAGCCACACTACGAGAATGCTGGCCAAACAG AGTGAGGCCCTCCAGGCGGTGAGGCACCGCTCAGCGAAGGAGGCGCAGGGCCGGCAGAAGCTAGACGGTTACCGGCAGCAGAGCGTGGAGCAGCTGAGAGGGGAGGTGCTGGACCGGGAGGAGCAGCTCCGGGCTCTCAACCTGCAGCTTGACAGCGGCTGCCGCGAGGGCCAGCTCCACAGGCAACGCAGCGCCAAGGAGATCCAACAG GTGAAAAGCCAGCTTCAAGTGGAGCGAAGCCTCAAACAGGAAGCTTTCCAGCAGGTTGACAAGCTACAGACTCATATTTGTGACTTTGAGACAGCCTTGTCCAGGTGCTCTGCTACATCAG GGCAAAGCAAGAAGTCCTCCTACACCGTGGCCCTGAGCAAATCGAGCCTCAGAAATGTGTCAGCCG GGCACCCCAGGGACAGGCAGCAGCCCAGCCTTCTCTGCAGGCTCCCTCAGGGTGACTCTCAGGGTGTCCCCGACTCTGAGCCTAGTCACCTACAGGGCGGCGCTGGATCCCCAGATATGCCGCTTCAAAGAGCCAAATCT GGCCTGTCTCGTCTGCGAGTCCTCACGTCGGAGGCGCTGCTACCTGACCTTTCTGAGAGAGATGGCCCCTCACGTCTCTTTGCACCACCTCCGCCGCTCAGAACCAGCCGACCGTGA
- the ddo gene encoding D-aspartate oxidase isoform X3, giving the protein MSARELKRFPNHKFGQAFTTIKCECSTYLPWLENRFIKAGGQIIRKRVSSLEELGPSYDLIVNCCGLGSRSLVGDEEVYPVRGQVLKLQAPWLQHFIRDGDGLTYIFPGTHSVTVGGTRQVGDWRLEVDQGDSEGILERCSRLEPSLSRAQVLGEWVGLRPGRRNPRLARELVLLGGRQVPVVHNYGHGGWGVALSWGTALDALGLIRSWLYENPPKARL; this is encoded by the exons ATGTCGGCGCGAGAACTGAAACGGTTTCCCAATCACAAGTTTGGTCAAGCCTTCACCACCATCAAATGTGAATGTTCCACCTACCTGCCATGGCTGGAGAACAG gTTTATAAAAGCTGGGGGTCAGATAATACGAAAGAGAGTGAGCAGCCTTGAGGAGCTAGGTCCAAGCTATGATCTGATCGTCAATTGCTGTGGTCTGGGCTCCAGGTCCTTGGTGGGTGATGAGGAGGTGTACCCGGTCCGAGGCCAGGTGCTGAAGCTTCAGGCCCCCTGGCTGCAGCACTTCATCAGGGATGGGGACGGCCTCACCTACATCTTCCCCGGCACGCACAGCGTCACCGTGGGGGGCACCCGGCAGGTGGgtgactggaggctggaggtggaCCAGGGGGACAGCGAGGGCATTCTggagcgctgcagccggctggaGCCCTCTCTGAGCCGGGCACAGGTCCTGGGGGAGTGGGTGGGTCTGAGGCCTGGCCGGAGGAACCCCAGGCTGGCAAGGGAGCTTGTGCTGCTCGGGGGCCGGCAGGTGCCGGTGGTGCACAACTACGGGCACGGGGGCTGGGGGGTCGCCCTAAGCTGGGGGACTGCCCTGGACGCTCTGGGGCTGATCAGGAGCTGGCTGTACGAGAACCCACCTAAGGCCAGACTGTGA
- the zbtb24 gene encoding zinc finger and BTB domain-containing protein 24 — translation MDLHSEAHKDTILSKLDKLRKRDLLCDITLIVEDVNFKAHKALLAASSDYFCLMFTTEEQISQSTYKLDGMEARTFEAVLEFIYSARVSVEQSSTEQLLVLARLLEVSDLVKTLAELSHALPAREEMGDKLEREGRSTGNTLLLPKRKRGRPRKNAAVIVSADVLPEVPAKESGDMVSESPVAVETQVKADAIARGHPEDCLAETRLHDSDNADYDPRSPAQSRQSKRKIKPPVKFKGFRVGDDGAERREPGRRGRRRKYPNTEPRCEDCGKVFKNHLFLKIHRRTHTGEKPFRCQVCGKGFTQKHSLLVHQRMHTGEKPYVCTVCSKALSTKHSLLEHMNLHTEQKSFNCDKCGKTFSQKRQLKSHYRVHTGKSLSECLLCHHKFMDAAQLKKHLRTHTGEKPFTCEICGKCFTAKSTLQTHIRIHRGEKPYVCNVCNKSFSDPSARRRHVASHTGKKPFTCSSCNLTFARLDNLKTHTKTHNKERLSVEAQASGAEAMGEAGQARGEEEVRGLLQLQPYPLPAHPGEQEIQLVVTADVGDIGFVPGQEQGISIIAATAEHQQAHPRLTLLTQPSGHLQNVAVVTQGGGGEATQIQTISMLEGQVGSASHPEQMHVITLSKEAMEHLQAQHGPPQPLHIAPHRPAHQQLHVIPQPQLDPDRPLLGHTARELQEQSLHSQSIHISQTAEQIPSHHIQGHTFQIQAGNVSYLYTTSLAQHN, via the exons ATGGACCTCCATTCAGAAGCACACAAGGACACAATCTTGAGCAAACTAGATAAACTGAGAAAAAGAGACTTGCTGTGTGACATCACACTCATAGTGGAAGACGTGAACTTCAAAGCCCACAAAGCCCTCCTCGCTGCCAGCAGCGATTACTTCTGCCTCATGTTCACCACCGAGGAGCAGATCAGCCAGTCCACCTACAAGCTGGATGGCATGGAGGCCAGGACTTTTGAAGCGGTGCTAGAGTTCATCTATAGCGCCAGAGTCTCCGTGGAGCAGAGTTCCACAGAGCAGCTCCTGGTCCTTGCCCGCCTCCTGGAGGTCAGCGACCTCGTCAAAACCCTGGCTGAGCTTAGCCACGCCCTCCCTGCtcgggaggagatgggagacaaACTCGAGAGGGAGGGTCGGAGTACAGGAAATACGCTTCTGCTGCCAAAACGCAAAAGAGGCCGACCGAGAAAGAACGCAGCAGTGATAGTGTCAGCAGATGTGCTTCCGGAAGTACCCGCTAAAGAGAGCGGCGATATGGTCAGCGAGAGTCCGGTCGCTGTGGAAACCCAGGTTAAAGCCGATGCCATTGCCAGGGGCCACCCTGAGGATTGTCTGGCAGAGACCCGGTTACATGACTCGGACAACGCCGACTACGACCCCAGGAGCCCGGCCCAGAGCAGGCAGAGCAAACGTAAGATCAAGCCGCCGGTGAAGTTCAAGGGCTTCCGAGTTGGGGATGACGGCGCTGAACGCAGGGAGCCTGGGAGGAGGGGTCGGAGGAGGAAGTACCCGAACACGGAGCCACGCTGTGAGGACTGCGGGAAGGTGTTCAAAAACCACCTGTTTTTAAAGATTCACAGGAGAACTCACACAG GGGAGAAACCGTTCCGGTGTCAGGTGTGTGGGAAAGGTTTCACTCAAAAGCACAGCCTACTGGTCCACCAGCGCATGCAcacgggagagaagccctaTGTCTGTACAGTCTGTTCTAAAGCCCTGTCCACCAAGCACTCCCTCCTGGAGCACATGAACCTACACACAG AGCAAAAGTCTTTCAACTGTGACAAATGTGGAAAGACGTTCAGTCAGAAGAGGCAGCTGAAAAGCCACTACAGAGTCCACACCG GCAAATCTTTATCCGAGTGCCTGCTCTGTCATCACAAGTTCATGGATGCCGCTCAACTGAAGAAACATCTGAGGACTCACACAG GTGAAAAGCCTTTCACCTGTGAGATCTGTGGAAAGTGTTTCACAGCCAAGAgcactctgcagacacacatccGGATCCACAG AGGGGAGAAACCGTACGTGTGCAACGTCTGCAACAAATCTTTCTCGGAcccgagcgcgagacgccgtcATGTGGCCTCGCACACGGGGAAGAAACCTTTTACCTGCTCCTCCTGCAACCTGACCTTCGCCCGCCTGGAcaacctgaaaacacacaccaagaccCACAACAAGGAGAGGCTGTCAGTGGAGGCCCAGGCCTCAGGGGCGGAGGCCATGGGGGAGGCCGGGCAGgcaaggggggaagaggaggtgcgcggcctgctgcagctgcagccGTACCCTCTGCCCGCCCacccaggagagcaggagatcCAGCTGGTGGTCACAGCCGACGTGGGCGATATCGGCTTTGTCCCGGGCCAGGAGCAAGGCATCAGCATCATCGCCGCCACCGCGGAGCATCAACAGGCCCACCCccgcctcaccctcctcacccaacCCTCGGGACATCTCCAGAACGTGGCGGTGGTTACccagggcggagggggggaaGCCACCCAGATCCAGACCATCAGCATGCTGGAGGGCCAGGTGGGCAGCGCCAGCCACCCTGAGCAGATGCACGTCATCACCCTGAGCAAGGAGGCCATGGAGCACCTTCAGGCCCAGCACGGGCCGCCTCAGCCCCTGCACATCGCCCCCCACAGGCCGGCCCATCAGCAGCTCCACGTGATCCCTCAGCCCCAGCTGGACCCTGATCGCCCCCTGCTGGGCCACACGGCCAGGGAGCTCCAGGAGCAGAGCCTACACAGCCAGAGCATCCACATCAGCCAGACCGCAGAGCAGATCCCCAGCCACCACATCCAGGGACACACCTTCCAGATCCAGGCGGGCAACGTCTCCTACCTCTACACCACCAGCCTGGCCCAGCACaactga
- the ddo gene encoding D-aspartate oxidase isoform X1, with the protein MKSVKIVVVGAGVVGFSTAVCIAEVLPFCSVTLLADQFTPDTTSDVAAGIVFASEFPEIPLERQRRWFKESFDHLLAIAQSQESSDAGVLLSSGWQIFKDVPADKNPFWSEYVLGFRTMSARELKRFPNHKFGQAFTTIKCECSTYLPWLENRFIKAGGQIIRKRVSSLEELGPSYDLIVNCCGLGSRSLVGDEEVYPVRGQVLKLQAPWLQHFIRDGDGLTYIFPGTHSVTVGGTRQVGDWRLEVDQGDSEGILERCSRLEPSLSRAQVLGEWVGLRPGRRNPRLARELVLLGGRQVPVVHNYGHGGWGVALSWGTALDALGLIRSWLYENPPKARL; encoded by the exons ATGAAAAGTGTGAAGATTGTTGTGGTAGGGGCAGGTGTTGTTGGGTTCTCCACCGCTGTTTGCATCGCCGAGGTACTGCCCTTCTGTTCAGTAACACTGCTGGCTGATCAGTTCACCCCAGACACCACCAGCGATGTAGCTGCTGGGATCGTATTTGCCTCAGAATTCCCAG AGATCCCTCTGGAAAGACAGCGTCGCTGGTTTAAGGAGTCCTTTGATCACCTGCTGGCAATCGCTCAGTCCCAGGAGTCCTCAGATGCCGGAGTGTTGCTGAGTTCAGG GTGGCAAATCTTCAAGGATGTCCCTGCGGATAAAAATCCTTTCTGGTCTGAATATGTGCTGGGGTTCCGAACCATGTCGGCGCGAGAACTGAAACGGTTTCCCAATCACAAGTTTGGTCAAGCCTTCACCACCATCAAATGTGAATGTTCCACCTACCTGCCATGGCTGGAGAACAG gTTTATAAAAGCTGGGGGTCAGATAATACGAAAGAGAGTGAGCAGCCTTGAGGAGCTAGGTCCAAGCTATGATCTGATCGTCAATTGCTGTGGTCTGGGCTCCAGGTCCTTGGTGGGTGATGAGGAGGTGTACCCGGTCCGAGGCCAGGTGCTGAAGCTTCAGGCCCCCTGGCTGCAGCACTTCATCAGGGATGGGGACGGCCTCACCTACATCTTCCCCGGCACGCACAGCGTCACCGTGGGGGGCACCCGGCAGGTGGgtgactggaggctggaggtggaCCAGGGGGACAGCGAGGGCATTCTggagcgctgcagccggctggaGCCCTCTCTGAGCCGGGCACAGGTCCTGGGGGAGTGGGTGGGTCTGAGGCCTGGCCGGAGGAACCCCAGGCTGGCAAGGGAGCTTGTGCTGCTCGGGGGCCGGCAGGTGCCGGTGGTGCACAACTACGGGCACGGGGGCTGGGGGGTCGCCCTAAGCTGGGGGACTGCCCTGGACGCTCTGGGGCTGATCAGGAGCTGGCTGTACGAGAACCCACCTAAGGCCAGACTGTGA